The following proteins are encoded in a genomic region of Arachis ipaensis cultivar K30076 chromosome B02, Araip1.1, whole genome shotgun sequence:
- the LOC107625649 gene encoding phosphatidylinositol:ceramide inositolphosphotransferase 1 (The sequence of the model RefSeq protein was modified relative to this genomic sequence to represent the inferred CDS: added 8 bases not found in genome assembly) — translation MSFYIGREASKLWKRICAETITEINLLLENWKYLLAGLVCQYIHGLAARGVHYLHRPGPTLQDIGFMILPELGQDKAYISETLFTFIFVSFVLWTFHPFILKSRKIYTVLIWCRVLAFLVASQLLRIVTFYSTQLPGPNYHCREGSKLATLPRPDSVLEVLLINFPRGVLYGCGDLIFSSHMIFTLVFVRTYQKYGIRRSIKQVAWLLAIVQSLLIVASRKHYTVDVVVAWYTVNLVVFFVDKKLAELPDRSIVAATLLPLSTKDKDGRTKEENHKLLNGNSGDPADRRQRTQVNGKIMEDVNTIHHPDSAMNGA, via the exons ATGTCGTTTTACATTGGTCGCGAGGCTTCAAAG CTATGGAAGAGAATTTGTGCAGAAACGATTACAGAAATCAACCTTCTTCTCGAGAATTGGAAGTACCTACTCGCTGGTCTTGTTTGTCAG TGGCTTGGCTGCCCGTGGAGTTCATTATTTACATAGGCCTGGCCCTACTCTACAAGATATTGGATTCATGATTCTTCCT GAGCTTGGACAAGACAAAGCTTATATTAGTGAAACTCTGTTTACCTTTATCTTTGTATCCTTTGTCTTG TGGACATTTCATCCTTTCATATTGAAGAGCAGAAAGATCTACACAGTCCTAATATGGTGCAGAGTTCTAGCATTCTTAGTT GCTTCTCAACTTCTTCGCATAGTCACATTTTATTCTACGCAGCTTCCTGGTCCAAACTACCATTGCCGTGAG GGTTCTAAACTTGCCACATTGCCTCGTCCAGATAGTGTTCTTGAAGTCCTCTTGATTAATT TTCCGCGTGGTGTGTTATATGGATGTGGGGATTTGATATTTTCATCACACATGATCTTCACTCTTGTATTCGTTCGTACGTATCAGAAATACGGCATTCGAAG GTCCATAAAGCAGGTAGCATGGTTACTTGCTATTGTTCAGAGTCTTTTGATAGTAGCATCTCGCAAACATTACACAGTCGACGTAGTCGTTGCATG GTACACTGTTAATTTGGTGGTATTTTTCGTTGACAAGAAACTGGCAG AATTGCCAGACCGGTCTATCGTGGCTGCAACCTTACTACCATTGAGCACGAAAGACAAAGATGGCAGGACCAAAGAGGAGAATCACAAGCTTTTGAATGGGAATTCTGGAGATCCTGCAGATAGG AGGCAAAGAACTCAAGTAAATGGCAAGATCATGGAAGATGTCAACACAATACACCATCCTGACTCTGCAATGAATGGTGCATAG